The genomic stretch TGATATGGGAATTGCCTCATAAGAGTGTCTTCAGTAACAGTGCAGTATTTCTTATTTTTCTCACATACTGGTCTTGACAACCGGGGCCACTTTAAACTAGGGACAATGTGCCCGTATTGATTCATGACAAATCAACCGGTCGCATTGCCGAGGAAGACCTGAGAGTACGTGAAACCACTTATGATGAACTGTCCCGGCTCACGGTTTATAAGGAGTTCAAGATTCCCAGGCTGCAAGACTTTCTTCTGGAATGCAGCCACCACGGAATCAAAACAGTTTTTCTGGATATCAAAGTGCTTAAGAAAATTGCGGTATCGAGTGTTATCGAGGTTGCTTTGGCGAATCGAGATAAAATCGAAATCTATGCGCTTTCCAAAAATGTTTCTGTTCTGGAGCATATAAAGCGGAAAGCAAACAATGGACTCAAGACAGGGTTGTTGCGCATCTCGAACGATAATATGCA from Desulfurispira natronophila encodes the following:
- a CDS encoding glycerophosphodiester phosphodiesterase; amino-acid sequence: MPVLIHDKSTGRIAEEDLRVRETTYDELSRLTVYKEFKIPRLQDFLLECSHHGIKTVFLDIKVLKKIAVSSVIEVALANRDKIEIYALSKNVSVLEHIKRKANNGLKTGLLRISNDNMHDLVTRKNARYVDLAFVKNTDEGYSNNRNVIKRIKKKGLYYSASLINEIESYDMAARDGCQFVLTDRSDAFLQKG